In Leptospira brenneri, a single genomic region encodes these proteins:
- the frr gene encoding ribosome recycling factor, translating into MVDEIIKSMQSKMDKTVDALKKDFGTIRTGKASPMMVEDVRVDYYGTLTPLNQLGKIACPEPRMILITPFEKGMLKDIEKAIFAASLGLTPNNDGSSIRINIPELTGERRKELAKVVKQKSEEKKVAIRNIRRDANDELKKHQAEMSQDELKGHQDKIQKITDSYIAKLGDLEKEKEKEITTL; encoded by the coding sequence ATGGTAGATGAAATTATAAAATCCATGCAGTCCAAAATGGACAAAACTGTTGATGCTTTGAAAAAAGATTTTGGTACGATTCGTACAGGGAAAGCAAGTCCGATGATGGTAGAAGATGTAAGAGTCGACTATTACGGAACACTCACTCCTCTAAATCAACTTGGTAAAATTGCTTGTCCAGAACCTAGAATGATTCTCATCACTCCTTTTGAAAAGGGTATGCTAAAGGACATCGAAAAAGCAATTTTTGCAGCAAGCCTTGGTCTTACACCTAACAACGATGGTTCTAGCATTCGTATCAATATCCCTGAGCTAACAGGAGAAAGACGAAAAGAACTCGCAAAAGTGGTCAAACAAAAATCCGAAGAAAAAAAAGTTGCGATTCGTAACATCCGTCGTGATGCCAATGATGAGTTGAAAAAACATCAGGCTGAAATGTCTCAAGATGAACTAAAAGGCCACCAGGACAAAATCCAAAAAATTACGGATTCTTACATAGCCAAATTGGGAGATTTGGAAAAGGAAAAAGAAAAAGAGATCACCACTCTTTAA
- the pyrH gene encoding UMP kinase gives MGTSPRFKRILIKLSGEALAGEGELGIDTNKTFSLAGQIKEVHDLGLEVAVVVGGGNMIRGETLAKSGMERATADYMGMLGTIMNGLALQDACEKQGMFTRVLSAIEMKSVAEPYIRRRAVRHLEKNRVIIFAGGTGNPYFTTDTTASLRAVEVGCEVILKATKVDGVYTADPKKDPSAKRYLEVSFMESIKHRLKVMDSTALSLCMDNNMPIIVFDIFKAGNLRKLIDGEPIGTLISNSEEVILDGR, from the coding sequence GTGGGAACTAGTCCGCGTTTCAAAAGAATTCTTATCAAACTCTCCGGCGAGGCTCTTGCCGGCGAGGGTGAACTTGGTATTGATACCAATAAAACATTTTCACTTGCTGGTCAAATTAAGGAAGTTCATGACTTAGGTCTCGAAGTTGCTGTGGTTGTCGGTGGTGGGAATATGATCCGTGGAGAAACTTTAGCAAAGTCCGGAATGGAACGAGCGACAGCAGACTACATGGGAATGCTTGGCACCATTATGAATGGTCTCGCCTTACAAGATGCATGTGAAAAACAAGGGATGTTTACCCGAGTTCTTTCTGCTATCGAAATGAAATCTGTTGCAGAACCTTATATTCGTAGACGTGCGGTTCGCCATTTAGAAAAAAATCGTGTTATTATATTTGCGGGTGGGACAGGAAATCCGTATTTCACAACGGATACAACTGCCTCACTTCGTGCAGTGGAAGTAGGATGTGAAGTCATCCTCAAAGCCACAAAAGTAGACGGTGTGTACACTGCGGATCCTAAAAAAGATCCAAGTGCAAAACGTTACTTAGAGGTTTCTTTTATGGAGTCTATCAAACACCGCCTAAAGGTGATGGATTCTACTGCTCTTAGTCTCTGTATGGACAATAATATGCCCATCATCGTGTTTGATATTTTTAAGGCAGGAAATTTAAGAAAATTAATCGATGGGGAACCTATTGGTACACTCATCTCCAATTCAGAGGAAGTGATTCTAGATGGTAGATGA
- the tsf gene encoding translation elongation factor Ts gives MAVSSEQIKDLRERTGAGMMDCKKALEEKGGDIEKAVTYLREKGLAKAAKRAGRETGEGKVIAYIHGTGKTGVLVELNCETDFVANNEAFEALGKEIALQITAMNPLYVNEESIPKSEIDNEMSVQKALLEKEGKKADQIEKILPGKMKKYFEEICLIHQKSIRDNSKTINDLLQEAIAKFGENITVGRFSRFQVGGN, from the coding sequence ATGGCAGTTAGCTCCGAACAAATCAAAGATCTCCGCGAACGTACTGGCGCGGGGATGATGGACTGCAAAAAAGCCCTCGAAGAAAAGGGTGGCGATATTGAAAAAGCAGTTACTTATTTAAGAGAAAAAGGTTTAGCGAAAGCAGCGAAACGTGCTGGTCGTGAAACTGGTGAAGGAAAGGTCATCGCTTACATTCACGGAACAGGGAAAACAGGAGTTCTTGTGGAACTTAACTGTGAAACTGACTTCGTAGCAAATAACGAAGCGTTCGAAGCTCTTGGAAAAGAGATCGCTCTTCAAATCACTGCGATGAACCCACTTTATGTAAATGAAGAGTCCATCCCTAAATCAGAAATTGACAACGAGATGAGTGTGCAAAAAGCACTTCTTGAAAAAGAAGGGAAAAAGGCAGACCAAATCGAAAAAATCCTTCCAGGTAAAATGAAAAAATACTTTGAAGAGATTTGTCTCATTCACCAAAAATCGATTCGCGACAACTCCAAAACCATCAATGACCTTCTCCAAGAAGCCATTGCGAAATTTGGAGAGAACATTACTGTTGGTAGGTTCTCGAGGTTCCAAGTAGGTGGGAACTAG
- the rpsB gene encoding 30S ribosomal protein S2 codes for MSVISMKSLLEAGVHFGHQTRRWNPKMSPYVYTARNGIHIIDLQKTVQKTKEAYDALKKLTGQGKKVLFVGTKKQARGAIERAAQACSMYYVSNRWLGGLLTNWNTVKKSIARLKKLEQMEENNSFEQEARTKKEALSLKRELEKLRQTLGGIKDMAVVPEILFVIDPKKEEIAVKEAKKLGLKVFAVIDTNCDPEPIDYPIPGNDDAIRAISLFLDTMANAVLEGTGGEVIQTNFAEDMDAEQLALEYQGEYDESGKFIMDDELPPVAKDIPVDADAAKKAEVKVEATEGKE; via the coding sequence ATGTCAGTAATTTCCATGAAGAGTCTGCTAGAAGCAGGCGTACACTTCGGTCACCAAACACGTCGTTGGAATCCAAAAATGAGCCCGTATGTTTATACTGCTCGTAACGGAATCCATATCATCGACCTTCAAAAGACGGTTCAAAAAACAAAAGAAGCTTATGATGCTTTGAAAAAACTTACCGGTCAAGGTAAGAAGGTTCTTTTTGTAGGAACTAAAAAACAAGCTCGTGGCGCCATTGAAAGAGCAGCACAAGCGTGCAGTATGTACTATGTATCTAACCGTTGGTTAGGTGGGCTTTTAACTAACTGGAATACAGTAAAGAAGTCAATTGCTCGTTTGAAAAAACTAGAGCAAATGGAAGAGAACAACTCTTTCGAACAAGAAGCTAGAACTAAAAAAGAAGCACTTTCACTCAAACGCGAATTAGAAAAACTCCGCCAAACACTTGGTGGGATTAAGGATATGGCAGTTGTGCCTGAAATCCTTTTCGTAATTGATCCTAAAAAAGAAGAAATTGCAGTAAAAGAAGCAAAAAAACTCGGTTTGAAAGTGTTCGCAGTGATTGATACTAACTGTGATCCAGAACCAATCGATTACCCAATTCCAGGTAACGATGATGCGATTCGTGCGATTTCTTTATTCCTCGATACAATGGCAAATGCTGTTCTCGAAGGAACTGGTGGAGAAGTCATCCAAACTAATTTTGCTGAAGATATGGACGCAGAACAACTTGCACTTGAATACCAAGGTGAGTATGATGAGTCTGGAAAATTCATCATGGACGATGAACTTCCTCCAGTGGCAAAAGACATCCCTGTGGATGCGGATGCTGCAAAAAAAGCAGAAGTAAAAGTTGAAGCTACAGAAGGAAAAGAGTAA
- a CDS encoding bifunctional alpha,alpha-trehalose-phosphate synthase (UDP-forming)/trehalose-phosphatase, whose amino-acid sequence MRLILVSNRLPVQWDGTPSVGGLATGLSSFLSHWKSQGNEVLWVGWPGKSIPEKEQKKYSEQMEKEYGTIPVFLKQKLADSFYNGFCNKTIWPLFHYFTAHCEYSDLTFQSYEEANEEFAQTVAKIYQPGDWVWVHDYHLFLLPGLLRNFFPNIFISFFLHIPFPTFEIFRLMPERFRTKILNGLLGSDLIGFHTQSYTQYFLRTLLRCLGIENERGVVYHQNHLTKTGAFPMGINVEQFSNYAKSKECAEIANSINRNHKDLKQILSVDRLDYTKGVLQRLNAFDLFLKENPHWIRKCKFVLVLVPSRTDVSSYQSMKRAIDEKVGSINGIYGTLDWTPILYQYKGFPFEELVPLYKNTHVMLVTPFRDGMNLVAKEFLVSQDSGMLVLSEMAGASAELPEAILVNPNDLKSISEAIREAIEMPKEEIQNRNQIMIKRLSENSVKDWAEKIFHETEEAATKNLSFQTKSISPNSEQLLPNANKPIFIIFDYDGTLVPFQSLPHLAIPYPELIENFKKLLSLKNVTIAIISGRDRTFLENHFGDFPIHLVAEHGAWHKPPNIQNWNSLFTSSGEWKSQILNHLNEFTKRVPGSFTEEKDFSLVWHFRNADPDIGLNAAREMLDELSQVSSNSGFFVQRGNKIIEVREYGTGKGKAALKILPNDDMNIFIFGDDATDEDMFREMPEPAITVKIGKSETMAKYRFKSPNEVQIWIKNLINYLEGKNETP is encoded by the coding sequence ATGAGACTGATACTTGTATCCAATAGATTACCAGTACAGTGGGACGGAACACCGAGCGTTGGTGGACTAGCAACCGGCCTTTCTAGTTTCTTGTCACATTGGAAATCACAGGGAAACGAAGTCCTTTGGGTAGGTTGGCCCGGCAAAAGCATCCCAGAAAAAGAACAGAAAAAGTATTCTGAACAAATGGAAAAAGAATATGGGACCATTCCTGTTTTCTTAAAACAAAAGTTAGCTGACTCCTTTTACAACGGGTTTTGTAACAAAACAATCTGGCCACTCTTCCACTATTTTACAGCTCATTGTGAATATTCGGATCTCACCTTCCAATCTTATGAGGAAGCAAACGAAGAATTTGCTCAAACCGTAGCTAAGATTTATCAACCAGGCGACTGGGTCTGGGTTCATGATTATCATCTCTTTTTATTACCAGGCTTGTTACGAAATTTTTTCCCAAATATTTTTATTTCCTTCTTTTTACATATTCCTTTTCCTACTTTCGAAATCTTTCGATTGATGCCAGAAAGGTTCCGAACCAAAATACTAAATGGATTACTTGGCTCAGACCTAATTGGATTTCACACACAAAGTTACACTCAATATTTCCTTAGAACTTTACTCAGATGTTTAGGAATAGAAAACGAAAGAGGTGTAGTTTACCACCAAAATCACCTAACAAAAACAGGTGCATTTCCAATGGGAATCAATGTGGAACAATTTTCCAATTATGCAAAATCCAAAGAGTGTGCAGAAATTGCCAATTCCATTAACAGAAACCATAAAGACCTTAAACAAATTCTTTCTGTTGACCGACTCGATTACACCAAAGGTGTTTTACAAAGATTAAATGCCTTCGACCTATTTTTGAAAGAAAATCCCCATTGGATTCGTAAATGCAAATTTGTCCTCGTACTCGTTCCTTCTAGAACCGATGTGTCCTCCTACCAATCAATGAAAAGAGCCATCGATGAAAAAGTGGGATCCATTAACGGAATTTACGGAACTTTAGATTGGACTCCAATACTGTACCAATATAAGGGATTCCCTTTTGAAGAACTAGTTCCACTTTATAAAAATACTCATGTGATGCTTGTCACACCATTTCGAGATGGAATGAATCTTGTAGCAAAGGAATTTTTGGTTTCACAAGACTCAGGGATGTTAGTGCTCAGTGAAATGGCGGGTGCATCCGCAGAACTCCCTGAAGCCATCCTCGTCAATCCAAATGACTTAAAGAGTATATCCGAAGCAATTCGAGAAGCCATCGAAATGCCAAAAGAAGAAATCCAAAACCGTAACCAAATTATGATCAAAAGACTCTCAGAGAATTCTGTGAAAGATTGGGCAGAAAAAATCTTTCACGAAACAGAAGAGGCTGCTACAAAGAATTTATCATTTCAAACCAAGTCTATTTCCCCAAATTCGGAGCAACTCTTACCAAATGCAAACAAACCTATATTCATAATATTTGATTATGATGGGACTTTAGTTCCCTTTCAGTCCCTGCCTCATCTAGCAATACCTTACCCAGAATTAATCGAAAACTTCAAAAAACTCTTAAGTTTAAAAAATGTAACAATCGCTATTATCAGCGGAAGAGATAGAACCTTCTTAGAAAATCATTTTGGCGATTTTCCCATCCATCTAGTCGCAGAACATGGAGCATGGCACAAACCACCAAACATTCAAAACTGGAATTCTTTATTTACTTCTTCTGGTGAATGGAAATCTCAAATACTCAATCACTTAAATGAATTCACAAAACGAGTTCCCGGTTCTTTTACTGAAGAAAAAGATTTTTCACTAGTATGGCATTTCAGAAACGCTGATCCCGATATCGGGCTAAATGCCGCAAGAGAAATGTTAGATGAACTCTCACAAGTGTCTTCTAATAGCGGATTTTTTGTGCAGAGAGGAAATAAAATTATAGAAGTTCGAGAGTATGGAACAGGAAAAGGCAAAGCAGCTTTAAAAATTTTACCTAATGATGATATGAATATATTTATCTTTGGTGATGATGCAACTGATGAAGATATGTTCAGAGAAATGCCTGAACCTGCGATCACAGTCAAAATCGGGAAATCAGAGACCATGGCTAAATATCGATTCAAAAGTCCTAATGAGGTTCAGATTTGGATCAAAAATTTAATCAATTATTTAGAAGGCAAAAATGAAACCCCATAA